Proteins found in one Deltaproteobacteria bacterium genomic segment:
- a CDS encoding glycosyltransferase, producing the protein MLSPSQILFSLILVNLFAWSVAFANFLFFFRRRKIKETVFSPRVSILKIFYGVEEGLAENLESFTRIDYPHYELILSVLDGDDPAIPLLKRFMDNHPHCPIKLVVRPSQLGPNRQVCNFYNAFLEASGEILVLSDSDTIATPDYIRQLIKPLEDRRVGLVSAVPLMVGARGWAGYANTLTYNLMIPLVDVLFQYLTPVGIGPAMAFRREAYLKTGGFKAIARKLTTDQELAKLFALAGYKTRVAPYLIRTHERNQGIIGHAGHTLRWMVAVRVASPVAYHFFILTCQSLFALLLLFLEPGSPYSWGMLLMVIAYRTVMPSFLDRVIYRQGIPFLYFFSVLIADLLFPFVWLAGYFQRTVVWGKYRFVVENGIVRAEEISETGNLEGEVRVNPGYVP; encoded by the coding sequence ATGCTGTCCCCCTCCCAAATCCTTTTCTCCCTCATTCTGGTGAATCTTTTTGCCTGGTCTGTCGCCTTTGCAAATTTTCTCTTTTTTTTCCGCCGCCGAAAAATAAAGGAAACCGTTTTTTCCCCCCGTGTTTCCATCCTGAAGATCTTTTACGGCGTTGAAGAGGGGTTGGCCGAAAATCTCGAAAGTTTCACGCGGATCGATTACCCCCATTATGAGTTGATTCTGTCCGTTCTGGACGGCGACGATCCGGCGATTCCCCTCCTGAAACGTTTCATGGACAATCATCCCCACTGTCCCATAAAACTTGTCGTCAGGCCCTCGCAATTGGGCCCCAACAGGCAGGTCTGCAACTTTTACAATGCCTTTTTGGAGGCCTCGGGGGAGATTCTTGTCTTGAGCGACAGCGACACCATTGCTACGCCCGACTATATCCGTCAACTGATCAAACCGCTGGAAGACAGGCGCGTTGGCCTTGTGTCGGCGGTTCCCTTGATGGTGGGAGCCAGGGGATGGGCGGGGTATGCCAATACGCTCACCTACAATCTGATGATTCCGCTCGTGGACGTCTTGTTTCAATATCTGACTCCCGTGGGGATTGGCCCGGCCATGGCCTTCCGCCGCGAGGCCTATCTGAAAACAGGGGGGTTCAAGGCGATTGCCCGCAAACTGACGACCGACCAGGAACTGGCCAAACTTTTCGCATTGGCGGGGTACAAGACCCGAGTGGCCCCGTATCTCATCCGGACGCACGAAAGAAACCAGGGCATCATCGGCCATGCGGGGCATACTCTCCGGTGGATGGTGGCGGTTCGTGTCGCCTCTCCTGTTGCGTATCATTTTTTTATTTTGACCTGCCAGTCCCTGTTTGCCCTCCTTCTTTTGTTTTTGGAGCCGGGAAGCCCTTATTCGTGGGGAATGTTGCTGATGGTGATTGCTTATCGAACCGTCATGCCTTCTTTTCTCGATCGGGTTATCTATCGGCAAGGCATTCCTTTTCTCTACTTCTTCTCGGTTCTGATCGCCGACCTTCTTTTCCCTTTTGTGTGGCTGGCGGGCTATTTTCAACGCACGGTGGTCTGGGGAAAATACCGGTTTGTCGTTGAAAACGGAATCGTGCGCGCCGAGGAGATTAGTGAGACGGGAAATCTTGAAGGGGAAGTACGGGTCAATCCCGGTTATGTGCCGTAA
- a CDS encoding ATP-binding protein: protein MDVREINNLLSRGEIDRPGLMPHLAELEAKTLRFRFEFGLDELPVQPGLITIRGPRQYGKSTWLERECVNTIRKFGKGSACYLNGDEIVSPEHFGESLLEVGQLYPAGTQVRRLFIDEVTAVYGWEKVIKKILDRGHLRDVLIVTTGSRAADLRHGSERLPGRKGKLAKSEYLFLPVSYRQFHAQTSDKPGPKTWIAYLLTGGSPVALNEMHQSGRLPEYFIQSIRDWIFGEIVSSGRSRIALSNLLAILFKQGGKPVGFAKLARESGMANNTVAAGYIEQLGDLMCVLPAWPVDGNNFLPQLRKPSKFNFINLAAVVALHPAGIRAVSDWEALSEEEQAVFLEWGIAQEIWRRSVLAGVENPEAIHFWQSKEHEIDFFTPAGEFVEVKRGASGPMDFAWFPKIFPKKKLNVVCATPFKSSAVEGIALEDFFLKDR, encoded by the coding sequence ATGGACGTTAGGGAAATTAACAACCTTTTAAGCCGGGGGGAAATCGACCGGCCGGGGCTTATGCCTCATCTGGCCGAACTGGAGGCCAAAACGCTCCGTTTTCGGTTCGAGTTCGGCCTCGATGAACTCCCCGTTCAGCCCGGCCTTATCACTATCCGCGGCCCGCGGCAGTACGGAAAAAGCACCTGGCTCGAACGGGAATGCGTCAACACGATCCGAAAATTCGGCAAAGGCTCGGCCTGTTATTTGAACGGCGATGAGATCGTCTCGCCGGAGCATTTCGGCGAAAGCCTTTTGGAGGTAGGCCAACTCTATCCTGCCGGGACGCAGGTCCGGCGCCTTTTTATCGACGAGGTCACCGCTGTTTACGGCTGGGAAAAGGTCATTAAAAAAATCCTCGACCGCGGACATTTGCGGGATGTGCTGATTGTCACCACCGGCTCCCGCGCCGCCGACTTGCGGCACGGCTCGGAGAGGCTCCCCGGACGAAAGGGAAAACTGGCCAAAAGCGAATACCTTTTCCTCCCCGTTTCGTACCGTCAGTTTCACGCGCAGACCTCGGACAAACCGGGCCCAAAAACCTGGATCGCCTACCTCTTGACCGGAGGTTCCCCCGTTGCGTTGAACGAAATGCATCAGTCCGGGCGTCTTCCCGAATATTTCATCCAGTCGATCCGCGACTGGATTTTCGGTGAAATCGTCTCGTCGGGACGGTCGCGGATCGCCCTTTCCAATCTTTTGGCCATCCTTTTCAAGCAGGGGGGCAAACCGGTCGGCTTTGCCAAGCTGGCCCGCGAGTCGGGCATGGCCAACAACACGGTGGCCGCCGGCTATATCGAGCAGTTGGGCGATCTGATGTGTGTCCTTCCCGCATGGCCCGTCGATGGAAACAATTTTCTCCCCCAGCTCCGCAAGCCGTCCAAATTCAATTTTATCAATCTGGCGGCGGTTGTGGCCCTCCATCCGGCGGGGATCCGCGCTGTTTCAGACTGGGAGGCCCTTTCTGAGGAGGAACAGGCCGTTTTTCTGGAGTGGGGGATCGCCCAGGAAATCTGGCGGCGCTCCGTGCTGGCCGGCGTTGAAAATCCGGAGGCGATTCATTTCTGGCAGTCGAAGGAGCACGAAATCGACTTTTTCACGCCCGCCGGGGAATTTGTCGAGGTCAAACGGGGGGCGTCCGGTCCGATGGATTTTGCCTGGTTTCCGAAGATATTTCCCAAAAAAAAGCTCAACGTCGTCTGCGCCACCCCTTTTAAGTCGTCAGCTGTCGAAGGGATTGCCCTTGAGGACTTTTTTTTAAAAGACCGGTGA